A window of the Fibrobacter sp. UWB2 genome harbors these coding sequences:
- a CDS encoding Fur family transcriptional regulator, translating into MQDTASILKDHGIRPSLQRGCVYHYLRGVKTHPTVDEIYMALLPKYPSLSRTTVYNTLELLLENNLAISLDFGDGFLRYDADCSPHSHFKCKKCGKVYDIFVAPPDCTQMIPAGFTLQGTSLYMFGLCDKCAVGEGGIN; encoded by the coding sequence ATGCAGGATACAGCAAGCATACTCAAGGATCACGGCATTAGGCCTTCGCTGCAGAGGGGCTGTGTCTATCATTACCTGCGGGGAGTCAAGACTCATCCGACGGTCGATGAAATTTATATGGCACTTTTGCCAAAATACCCGTCGCTTTCGCGCACGACGGTCTACAATACATTGGAGCTTTTGCTAGAAAACAATCTCGCGATTTCGCTGGATTTTGGCGATGGCTTCTTGCGCTACGATGCGGACTGCTCTCCGCATAGCCATTTCAAGTGCAAAAAGTGCGGCAAGGTCTATGATATCTTTGTGGCGCCGCCAGATTGCACACAAATGATTCCTGCAGGCTTTACCTTGCAGGGGACTTCGCTCTATATGTTCGGATTGTGCGACAAGTGCGCCGTCGGTGAGGGCGGAATAAATTAG
- a CDS encoding Ig-like domain-containing protein, translating to MKSLSLSLVMALAGTTMGFAGSTVWSFDKQKGNDMQPAYWFSYAQPEPNTKGTLSDTDDGYKQFSVELDLNSDQYSVAGFGFAWKQTNKQDVDVDLSSHSGLCITYKADRQFRLDLKQSTITDYNYYGTDLPAASTFTSRYIDFQNFAQEAGWGETASLDLTKQLAIQMSYKAGHANSFETSDATRHKNVITISGISLGECGSVIEEPSLSVLEPYNKAQTVTIKETDSLKIPLSAVFSAGENDEITIATSMPANILTKVKPTDAPTLKDTLVFVSRNIESDTALTLNVFALSSEGSSVKAQFNVIVTAVSDGPVGPTCPGDPECPDDPPAENHPTVVLDPYNVEVTYLDTILEADTLKIALADLFADEDNDKLTFVVDMSAKLMKVLTAIDKVTLKDTLKIVPSGVKKDTTFILTVYATDGNSDLVHVNFGVTIKDSNTPPFAADTEFKMQEGGDLIVPIVRGLATLGTDLDGDDFLVVPIDSTKHGKLTEFSQLGSFVYTPEKDFRGDDTLTYVLVETANHEMISNKGTVVIHVLPINAKPTVTIADSTFLKDTLALDMDFDEDTVKQIKIPAKSLVFSDREVTEGTQELTYNVKGTKIIPAVDSVNASYYYISLKPVTSATGLATIFFYASDGSDSVGVNLYVKLISPKDVAQAVKDEYTTFNDSTLTVDAKKGVLANDTYPEGVTKGMEAELAQKPAHGTLTLSKDGSFTYKPEEGFEGIDYFGYYAVVNGTKSKPAIVTIVIDKRNLLPTVVVKPETLDTTVTEDFPSTRALKYTKAVVASWFKDPEGDSLTYSAKSKDGKLKVEITDKGILEVNSVPDSCGKAYVVVTATDKKSGSKSFEFLVNITPVNDKPVLLHADTVYVGLSDWKVKWNLDTLVFDVDGDELTFTPNETSALTKYMTISVKGSELSVNAAEGVKFKEGSKYALGVKVTDPSKSGVVIPLYIVVGERLGLKPQIAKVKNTWQNAVMAKRGTAKIMDMKGRVVWNAKLPVNPAEVLGASAQVQGRKILRVNNQTWTIK from the coding sequence ATGAAATCGCTATCCTTATCTTTGGTGATGGCGTTGGCTGGCACGACAATGGGTTTTGCCGGCTCGACGGTTTGGAGTTTTGATAAGCAGAAAGGCAATGACATGCAGCCGGCATACTGGTTTAGCTATGCCCAGCCGGAACCGAATACAAAAGGTACCCTTTCCGATACCGATGACGGGTATAAGCAATTTTCTGTAGAATTGGACCTTAATTCTGACCAATACAGTGTCGCAGGTTTCGGTTTTGCATGGAAACAGACCAATAAGCAAGATGTCGATGTAGACCTTTCGTCTCATTCCGGTCTTTGCATTACCTATAAGGCTGATCGCCAGTTCCGTTTGGACTTGAAACAGTCTACGATTACGGACTACAATTATTATGGCACGGACCTCCCTGCTGCATCAACATTTACTTCTAGGTATATTGATTTCCAGAATTTCGCCCAGGAAGCAGGCTGGGGCGAGACTGCCTCGCTGGATTTGACGAAACAGCTTGCCATCCAGATGAGCTATAAGGCTGGCCATGCCAATAGCTTTGAAACGAGCGATGCCACTAGGCATAAAAACGTCATTACGATTTCTGGCATTTCTCTCGGCGAATGCGGATCGGTTATTGAAGAGCCCTCTCTCTCGGTACTTGAACCGTATAACAAGGCCCAGACCGTAACGATCAAGGAAACGGATTCCTTGAAGATTCCTCTTTCGGCGGTGTTCTCTGCGGGTGAAAATGACGAGATTACGATTGCGACTTCGATGCCTGCCAATATCTTGACGAAGGTCAAGCCGACAGATGCCCCGACTTTGAAGGATACGCTTGTCTTTGTGTCTAGAAATATTGAAAGCGACACAGCCTTGACGCTTAATGTCTTTGCATTGAGCAGCGAAGGTTCTTCTGTAAAGGCTCAATTTAACGTTATAGTTACCGCAGTTTCCGACGGTCCTGTCGGTCCGACTTGTCCGGGTGACCCGGAATGCCCGGATGATCCTCCTGCAGAAAACCACCCGACGGTTGTGCTTGATCCGTACAATGTTGAAGTGACCTATTTGGATACCATACTGGAAGCCGATACGTTGAAGATTGCTCTTGCCGACCTGTTTGCCGACGAGGATAATGACAAGCTTACGTTTGTGGTCGACATGTCTGCAAAGTTGATGAAGGTTCTCACGGCAATCGATAAGGTTACCTTGAAGGATACCCTCAAGATTGTTCCTTCGGGAGTCAAGAAGGATACGACCTTTATTCTTACTGTCTATGCTACGGATGGAAATTCGGATTTGGTCCATGTCAACTTCGGTGTTACAATCAAGGATTCGAATACGCCTCCGTTTGCTGCTGATACCGAATTCAAGATGCAGGAAGGTGGCGACCTCATCGTTCCGATTGTCCGCGGCCTTGCAACGCTAGGTACCGATTTGGACGGCGATGACTTCTTGGTCGTGCCTATCGACTCTACCAAGCATGGTAAGTTGACGGAATTCTCGCAGCTGGGTTCGTTCGTCTACACTCCGGAAAAGGATTTCCGTGGCGATGACACGTTGACCTATGTGCTTGTGGAAACCGCAAACCACGAAATGATCAGTAACAAGGGTACCGTGGTTATCCATGTGTTGCCGATTAACGCAAAGCCGACAGTGACCATTGCTGATAGCACGTTCCTTAAGGATACGCTTGCTCTCGATATGGACTTCGACGAAGATACCGTGAAGCAAATCAAGATTCCGGCTAAGTCCTTGGTCTTTAGCGACCGTGAAGTTACGGAAGGTACGCAGGAGCTCACCTACAATGTTAAGGGAACAAAGATTATCCCGGCTGTTGATAGCGTGAACGCAAGCTACTATTACATTTCTCTGAAGCCGGTGACAAGCGCAACGGGCCTTGCAACGATTTTCTTCTACGCATCTGATGGTAGTGATTCTGTGGGCGTGAACCTGTATGTGAAACTCATCTCCCCGAAGGATGTGGCTCAGGCTGTAAAGGATGAGTACACTACGTTTAACGACAGTACTCTGACCGTGGATGCAAAGAAGGGCGTCCTTGCCAACGACACTTATCCTGAAGGTGTCACGAAGGGCATGGAAGCAGAACTTGCGCAGAAGCCTGCTCACGGTACGCTTACCCTCAGTAAAGATGGTAGCTTCACGTACAAGCCGGAAGAAGGCTTTGAAGGCATCGATTACTTCGGCTACTATGCCGTTGTCAACGGTACGAAGTCTAAGCCCGCTATTGTGACTATCGTGATCGACAAGCGCAACTTGCTTCCGACTGTTGTCGTGAAGCCGGAAACGCTCGATACGACTGTGACCGAAGACTTCCCGTCGACAAGAGCTTTGAAGTACACGAAGGCTGTTGTGGCATCCTGGTTCAAGGATCCGGAAGGCGATTCGTTGACTTATTCCGCAAAGAGCAAGGATGGAAAACTCAAGGTCGAAATTACGGACAAGGGTATTCTCGAAGTCAATTCTGTCCCGGATTCTTGCGGCAAGGCCTACGTGGTCGTAACGGCAACGGACAAGAAGTCTGGCTCCAAGAGCTTCGAGTTCCTGGTGAACATCACTCCGGTGAACGACAAGCCGGTGCTGCTGCATGCGGATACGGTCTATGTCGGATTGTCTGATTGGAAGGTCAAGTGGAATTTGGATACGCTTGTTTTTGATGTGGACGGTGACGAACTCACGTTTACGCCGAACGAAACGAGCGCATTGACAAAGTACATGACAATCTCGGTCAAGGGCTCTGAACTTAGCGTGAATGCCGCTGAAGGCGTCAAGTTCAAGGAAGGTTCAAAGTACGCTCTTGGCGTGAAGGTGACGGACCCGAGCAAGTCTGGCGTGGTGATCCCGCTTTACATCGTTGTGGGCGAACGTCTTGGCTTGAAGCCGCAGATTGCTAAGGTGAAGAATACTTGGCAGAATGCCGTGATGGCAAAGCGCGGTACGGCTAAGATCATGGACATGAAGGGCCGCGTGGTCTGGAATGCAAAGCTCCCGGTGAACCCGGCTGAAGTGCTTGGCGCTTCTGCCCAGGTGCAGGGCCGCAAGATCCTCCGCGTCAATAACCAGACTTGGACGATTAAGTAA
- a CDS encoding NADH-quinone oxidoreductase subunit A, which yields MSNVEIFDTTFAMTILVIMALCIPTILLLANWFLHPGKIKHTIIKGSAYECGLAHVSGTANERYPVKYYMVAMLFLVFDLEVAFIYPWTIQFLAGGWELLFILLGFLLILEAGYIYLLKKGVLDWNSVKD from the coding sequence ATGAGCAATGTTGAAATTTTCGACACCACCTTTGCCATGACGATTCTCGTGATCATGGCCCTTTGCATCCCGACGATTCTTCTTCTTGCCAACTGGTTCTTGCACCCGGGCAAGATCAAGCATACTATTATTAAGGGCTCTGCCTACGAATGCGGTCTGGCTCACGTTTCCGGTACGGCAAACGAACGCTATCCGGTGAAGTATTACATGGTGGCAATGCTCTTCTTGGTGTTCGACCTCGAAGTCGCCTTTATCTATCCCTGGACAATCCAGTTCCTCGCTGGCGGCTGGGAACTCTTGTTCATCCTCCTCGGCTTCCTCCTGATTCTCGAAGCAGGTTACATCTACCTCTTGAAGAAGGGCGTCCTGGATTGGAATAGCGTTAAGGACTAA
- a CDS encoding NADH peroxidase, with product MKVWVCKVCGYVHMGPEAPEECPQCHAPKSKFFEKVEQPAAGKIVWADEHKVGVAQGLDAEVVQGLRENFAGECTEVGMYLAMSRQADREGFPEVAEAYKRIAFEEAEHAAKFAELLGEVVYADTKKNLELRVAAEAGATEGKLALAKRAKELGYDAIHDTVHEMCKDEARHGSAFQGLLGRYFK from the coding sequence ATGAAGGTCTGGGTTTGCAAAGTTTGCGGTTATGTTCATATGGGTCCGGAAGCTCCGGAAGAATGCCCGCAGTGTCACGCTCCGAAGAGCAAGTTCTTCGAAAAGGTGGAACAGCCTGCTGCTGGCAAGATCGTCTGGGCTGACGAACACAAGGTCGGTGTCGCTCAGGGTTTGGATGCCGAAGTGGTACAGGGCCTCCGTGAGAACTTTGCAGGTGAGTGTACCGAAGTAGGTATGTACCTTGCGATGAGCCGCCAGGCGGACCGCGAAGGATTCCCGGAAGTGGCCGAAGCTTACAAGCGCATTGCTTTCGAAGAAGCTGAACATGCTGCCAAGTTCGCAGAACTCTTGGGCGAAGTCGTCTATGCCGACACCAAGAAGAACCTCGAACTCCGTGTAGCTGCTGAAGCGGGTGCAACAGAAGGCAAGCTCGCTCTCGCAAAGCGCGCCAAGGAACTCGGCTACGATGCCATCCATGATACCGTTCATGAAATGTGCAAGGACGAGGCTCGCCACGGCTCTGCTTTCCAGGGCTTGCTCGGTCGCTACTTCAAGTAA
- a CDS encoding TrkA family potassium uptake protein has product MASRQFVIIGLGNSANYLARHLTSLGHDIMVIDSHPEKVQDFASMVSQAVVADSTRKKQLASIPSLTKADSVIVCIGDNLEASLLTILNLKELGVKHIIAKSSSAEHTSILEKLGVTDIFHPERDAAISLAERLNRPNMVDFLPFMEGYSIVEIVCPKNFVGKTLKTLSLTHKYGVQVIAIRDPQEPTPKIGNIADVILQEDDVLFIIGPNEALDKLKD; this is encoded by the coding sequence ATGGCTTCTAGACAATTCGTTATTATCGGTCTTGGAAATTCGGCAAACTACCTTGCCCGTCACTTGACGTCGCTGGGTCATGACATCATGGTCATCGACTCGCATCCCGAAAAAGTCCAGGACTTCGCAAGCATGGTCTCGCAAGCTGTTGTCGCCGACAGTACCCGTAAAAAGCAGCTCGCCTCCATCCCGTCTTTGACCAAGGCGGATAGCGTCATCGTCTGCATCGGTGATAATTTGGAAGCATCCCTCCTCACCATCCTGAACCTGAAAGAACTCGGCGTAAAGCACATCATCGCAAAGTCGAGCAGCGCCGAACACACGAGCATTTTGGAAAAGCTCGGCGTCACAGACATTTTCCACCCGGAACGCGATGCCGCCATAAGCCTTGCCGAACGCTTGAACCGCCCGAACATGGTCGACTTCCTCCCGTTCATGGAAGGCTACTCCATCGTAGAAATCGTCTGCCCCAAGAACTTTGTCGGTAAAACGCTTAAGACCTTGTCGCTCACGCACAAGTACGGCGTGCAGGTTATCGCCATCCGCGACCCGCAAGAGCCGACTCCCAAGATTGGTAACATCGCAGACGTCATCCTGCAAGAAGACGACGTGCTGTTCATCATCGGCCCGAACGAAGCCCTCGATAAATTAAAAGACTAA
- a CDS encoding FISUMP domain-containing protein → MKKKILSLGFIGVSTLFWACADDTSPVAPPPTSYTESSSSVFVGTSSSSAQQQTTPTYSSSATSKDPAVKHVVVTEPAPGVNYPDIYNKEVFCFTEGCEKTVTPPSSSSKAQATSSSNGGGITIDAPENKAPTVNGLTMTDTRDNKTYTLAQVGGKLWMAQDLNYEGSTGECYNEVAANCASNGRLYTFNSAQRACPSGWRLPNREEAQAAINDESYPWSYSGRCKDGDCNFLGQMGFHWTSATPQDGDKNFDSNVGDNYTVIIVEKEPEYAGENKELKFFQVDAKNKRFSVRCVQE, encoded by the coding sequence ATGAAGAAAAAAATTCTGTCTTTAGGTTTTATAGGGGTCTCCACCCTCTTTTGGGCCTGCGCGGACGATACAAGTCCAGTAGCGCCGCCTCCGACGTCGTATACAGAGTCCTCGTCTTCCGTTTTTGTAGGAACCTCCTCCAGTTCTGCACAACAGCAAACAACGCCTACATATTCCTCCTCTGCCACGTCTAAAGACCCGGCAGTCAAGCACGTAGTCGTCACCGAACCTGCTCCAGGCGTCAACTATCCCGACATCTACAACAAGGAAGTATTCTGCTTTACCGAAGGCTGTGAAAAGACTGTCACGCCGCCTTCGTCTTCTTCCAAAGCTCAGGCCACCTCGTCTTCGAACGGCGGCGGCATCACCATCGACGCTCCGGAAAACAAGGCTCCGACTGTAAACGGCCTCACGATGACCGACACCCGCGACAACAAGACCTATACACTTGCACAGGTCGGCGGCAAGCTCTGGATGGCCCAGGACCTCAACTACGAAGGCTCTACCGGCGAATGCTATAACGAAGTCGCCGCAAACTGCGCCTCGAACGGAAGACTCTACACCTTCAATTCCGCACAGAGAGCATGCCCGAGCGGCTGGCGCCTCCCCAACAGAGAAGAAGCCCAGGCAGCCATCAATGACGAATCTTACCCGTGGAGCTACAGCGGCCGCTGCAAGGACGGCGACTGCAACTTCCTCGGCCAGATGGGTTTCCACTGGACATCCGCAACCCCGCAGGATGGCGACAAGAACTTTGATTCCAACGTCGGCGACAACTACACGGTTATCATCGTGGAAAAGGAACCCGAATACGCCGGCGAAAACAAGGAACTCAAGTTCTTCCAGGTCGACGCAAAGAACAAGCGCTTCAGCGTACGCTGCGTCCAGGAATAA
- the aroC gene encoding chorismate synthase: MSSTFGKIFSVTTWGESHGPAVGAVLDGCPAGLPINEEMIQAELNRRRPGQGKLTTPRNEKDTVKILSGVFEGKTTGTPISFVVFNEDQHSKDYADIAKWYRPGHADLCYDLKYGFRDYRGGGRSSARETIGRVAAGAVAKAFLKTVAGTEFLSWVSSVGTVDGAMPDLNTLTLDQIEASPVRCPDADASAKMEQAILEAKSNGDSVGGTVALLVKNVPAALGEPVFDRLDALLAQAMLSIPACKGFEIGSGFAAARMHGSEHNDEIYVDGNTYHTRTNNAGGSLGGISNGEPIYCRMAFKPTATISQLQKTAGRGYENGELAAKGRHDPCVAVRAPVIVESMAALVLADLYLQQKRNCLD, encoded by the coding sequence ATGTCAAGCACGTTTGGAAAGATTTTTTCTGTCACAACATGGGGTGAATCCCATGGTCCCGCTGTCGGTGCAGTCCTCGATGGATGCCCCGCCGGCCTCCCCATTAATGAAGAAATGATTCAGGCAGAACTGAATCGCAGGCGCCCGGGCCAGGGGAAACTCACGACCCCGCGTAACGAAAAAGATACGGTAAAGATCCTTTCCGGCGTTTTCGAAGGCAAGACGACTGGCACGCCCATCTCGTTCGTCGTTTTTAACGAAGACCAGCATAGCAAAGACTATGCCGATATCGCCAAGTGGTACAGACCGGGACACGCAGACCTCTGCTACGACCTCAAGTACGGGTTCCGCGATTACCGCGGCGGCGGCAGAAGCTCTGCCCGCGAGACCATCGGTCGCGTAGCCGCAGGCGCCGTCGCGAAAGCATTCTTGAAGACCGTCGCAGGCACGGAATTCCTCTCTTGGGTATCTTCCGTCGGCACTGTCGATGGAGCCATGCCCGACTTGAACACGCTCACGCTTGACCAGATTGAAGCGTCCCCCGTCCGCTGCCCGGATGCAGACGCCAGTGCCAAGATGGAACAGGCCATCCTGGAGGCGAAGTCCAATGGCGATAGCGTCGGCGGAACAGTCGCACTCCTCGTGAAGAACGTCCCGGCCGCCCTCGGCGAACCGGTGTTCGACAGGCTCGACGCACTCCTCGCACAGGCAATGCTTTCCATCCCGGCATGCAAGGGTTTTGAAATTGGAAGCGGCTTTGCCGCAGCTCGTATGCACGGCAGCGAGCACAATGATGAAATTTATGTCGACGGCAACACCTACCACACGCGTACTAACAACGCGGGTGGTAGCCTTGGCGGCATCTCCAATGGTGAGCCAATCTATTGCCGTATGGCGTTCAAGCCGACCGCCACGATTTCGCAGTTGCAGAAGACCGCCGGCCGCGGTTACGAGAATGGTGAACTTGCCGCCAAGGGAAGGCACGATCCTTGTGTTGCCGTCCGCGCTCCCGTGATTGTCGAAAGCATGGCAGCCCTCGTGCTCGCAGACCTCTACCTGCAACAGAAGCGCAATTGTCTTGACTAA
- a CDS encoding TrkH family potassium uptake protein: MLRSKYQMLADSLSENIFKTRTQANPIMLVVLAYLLLIAIGTALLSLPQASTRPVSLIEAFFTSMSAVCVTGLSVVDISSTYTDIGHWFIVVLMQFGGLGIMTASTTLILLAGMHPGFSHQSVFFSEFTQEGNIDAGRILRAVIPFTFVLELIGGTVYFTQFESMELYDRILCSVFQAVSSFCGVGFTLFPNSLEGFQYNPVMNITTCILVLAGGFGFLAIAELRYIFDFKHKEIRRVSLHTRIATYGTIIVIVASILVFSFTEWNNLFSGHTIGENAQSVLFMAFSSRTAGLNSVNIPDLTQASLFFFIIIMFIGANPGSCGGGIKITTAAVIGLLGINRLLGREKTQVMGRTIPNNTVDKAIRIFVVAMVVIASATLILLCTEIPSGTAYSANSSPFLKILFEVVSAYATCGLSMGLTEELSTVGKIIICGVMFIGRMGPLFLISAVAGKLQDTAWYAEEDIMVG, from the coding sequence ATGCTACGTTCAAAGTACCAGATGCTCGCGGATTCACTCTCCGAGAACATTTTCAAGACAAGGACCCAGGCCAACCCCATCATGCTGGTGGTGCTCGCCTACCTTTTGCTCATCGCTATCGGCACGGCGCTTTTAAGTTTGCCCCAGGCAAGCACCCGTCCGGTAAGCCTTATCGAAGCGTTTTTCACCTCCATGTCTGCCGTCTGCGTCACCGGGCTCTCCGTTGTCGATATTTCCTCTACATACACCGATATTGGCCACTGGTTCATCGTCGTCCTCATGCAGTTTGGCGGGCTCGGTATCATGACCGCGTCTACAACGCTCATCTTGCTTGCCGGCATGCACCCCGGCTTTAGCCACCAGTCCGTATTCTTCTCAGAATTCACGCAAGAAGGCAACATCGATGCAGGCCGCATCCTCCGAGCCGTGATCCCCTTTACGTTTGTCCTTGAACTCATCGGCGGCACCGTCTACTTCACGCAGTTCGAATCGATGGAGCTGTACGACCGCATTTTGTGCTCAGTCTTCCAGGCCGTCAGCTCCTTCTGCGGCGTGGGCTTTACGTTGTTCCCCAACTCGCTCGAAGGCTTCCAGTACAACCCTGTCATGAACATCACCACCTGCATCCTCGTGTTGGCAGGCGGTTTCGGATTTTTGGCCATTGCAGAACTGCGCTACATCTTCGACTTCAAGCACAAGGAAATCCGGCGCGTTTCTTTGCACACCCGCATCGCGACCTACGGGACCATCATCGTCATCGTCGCAAGCATTCTCGTCTTCTCGTTCACCGAATGGAACAACCTCTTTAGCGGACACACCATAGGCGAGAACGCGCAATCCGTATTGTTCATGGCATTCTCAAGCCGTACGGCAGGGCTCAACTCCGTAAACATCCCCGACCTCACGCAGGCATCGCTATTCTTCTTTATCATCATCATGTTCATCGGCGCAAACCCCGGTAGCTGTGGCGGCGGCATCAAGATTACGACCGCAGCGGTCATCGGGCTTTTGGGCATAAACAGGCTCCTCGGCAGGGAAAAGACCCAGGTCATGGGCCGCACCATTCCGAACAACACCGTCGACAAGGCCATTCGAATTTTCGTGGTTGCCATGGTCGTGATTGCATCAGCAACGCTCATCCTCCTCTGCACCGAAATTCCCTCCGGCACCGCCTACTCCGCCAACAGTTCCCCGTTCCTCAAAATCCTATTTGAGGTCGTGAGCGCGTACGCCACGTGCGGACTCTCGATGGGGCTCACCGAAGAGCTCTCCACAGTCGGAAAAATCATCATCTGCGGCGTGATGTTCATTGGACGAATGGGCCCGCTGTTCCTCATTTCGGCAGTCGCAGGCAAGCTCCAGGACACCGCTTGGTACGCCGAAGAAGATATAATGGTCGGTTAA
- a CDS encoding ATP-binding cassette domain-containing protein — protein sequence MPILSVQNILLRFGGPPLLDNVSFDIEAGDRICLVGRNGEGKSTLLKVLTGEMEANSGEIVKKTGLKVSRMIQEIPAHLDGTVRDIVMGRVSVVSGGSVISKKILDDGAHNATAEAILGKTGIDADAPYDSLSGGQKRRVLFARAVAEDPDLLLLDEPTNHLDIPAIQWLEGIVTRLNCAVMFVSHDRAFVRRTATRIFELDRGRVRSWDFPYDKFVQFRDQALAEEEKANTLFDKKLAEEEVWIRKGIQARRTRNEGRVRALIKMREERAARRSRTGNVNMQITEADRSGRLVARLKNVSYSYDGSPLISDLSTEISRGDRIGIVGPNGSGKTTLLRLILGELQPESGDVRLGSNLHIAYFDQMRTRLREDKSLIENIGDGQAYITLNGVKRHVLSYLQDFLFSADRARGPISALSGGERNRLLLACLFSHPSNVLVLDEPTNDLDMETLDLLAELLADYNGTVLTVSHDRAFLDSVATGILAIEDGGHVFEAVGGYSDYEANKKIRDKEAAQAARLAAEREAEKQARSNAGAGAASAAPAPAKKKKRSYNEEREYAALPEKIEKLEKEIADYQLELSKPEVYTNATLIVELQKKIADDEALLEQAYERFEALDNLG from the coding sequence ATGCCCATTTTGTCGGTTCAGAATATTTTGCTGCGTTTTGGCGGTCCGCCGCTTTTGGATAATGTCTCGTTCGATATTGAGGCGGGTGACCGCATTTGCCTTGTGGGCCGTAATGGCGAGGGCAAGAGCACGCTTTTGAAGGTGCTGACCGGCGAGATGGAAGCAAATTCCGGCGAAATCGTAAAGAAGACGGGGCTCAAGGTCTCCCGCATGATCCAGGAAATCCCGGCGCATCTCGACGGGACTGTTCGCGACATTGTGATGGGCCGCGTGTCCGTGGTGAGCGGTGGTTCCGTGATTTCCAAAAAGATTCTGGATGATGGGGCGCATAATGCTACAGCCGAAGCAATTCTCGGCAAGACGGGTATTGATGCGGATGCTCCTTACGACAGCCTGAGCGGTGGTCAGAAGCGCCGTGTGCTTTTCGCACGTGCCGTGGCCGAAGACCCGGACTTGCTTTTACTCGATGAACCGACGAACCATTTGGACATTCCGGCCATCCAGTGGCTGGAAGGGATTGTGACGCGCCTGAATTGCGCGGTGATGTTTGTAAGCCATGACCGTGCGTTTGTCCGCCGTACGGCAACCCGCATTTTTGAGCTTGACCGCGGTCGCGTGCGCAGCTGGGACTTCCCGTACGACAAGTTTGTGCAGTTCAGGGACCAGGCGCTTGCCGAAGAAGAAAAGGCGAATACGCTTTTCGATAAGAAATTGGCCGAAGAAGAAGTCTGGATCCGCAAGGGCATCCAGGCCCGCCGTACGCGCAACGAGGGGCGAGTCCGCGCCTTGATTAAAATGCGCGAAGAACGCGCGGCTCGCCGCTCCCGTACAGGCAATGTGAACATGCAGATTACGGAAGCCGACCGTTCCGGGCGCCTCGTTGCGCGCCTCAAGAACGTGAGCTATTCGTACGACGGGAGCCCGCTTATTAGCGACCTCTCGACTGAAATCAGCCGTGGCGACCGCATAGGCATTGTGGGGCCGAATGGATCCGGCAAGACGACTCTCTTGCGTTTGATTCTCGGCGAACTCCAACCGGAATCGGGTGATGTCCGCTTGGGCAGTAACCTCCATATTGCATATTTTGACCAGATGCGTACCCGTTTGCGCGAAGACAAGTCGCTTATCGAAAATATCGGTGACGGCCAAGCCTATATCACGCTCAACGGCGTCAAACGCCATGTGTTAAGTTATTTGCAAGACTTTTTGTTCTCGGCAGATCGCGCCCGCGGCCCGATCAGTGCGCTGAGCGGTGGTGAACGCAACCGACTTTTGCTCGCGTGCCTTTTTAGCCACCCGAGCAACGTCTTGGTGCTTGACGAACCGACGAACGACCTAGACATGGAAACCCTCGACCTTTTGGCGGAACTTTTAGCGGACTATAACGGCACCGTCCTGACTGTCAGTCATGACCGTGCCTTCCTCGACTCCGTGGCGACCGGCATCCTCGCCATCGAAGATGGCGGGCATGTCTTTGAAGCGGTCGGCGGTTACTCCGATTACGAGGCGAACAAGAAGATTCGCGACAAGGAAGCCGCCCAGGCCGCCCGCCTGGCCGCTGAACGCGAAGCCGAAAAGCAGGCCCGCTCAAATGCTGGCGCCGGCGCCGCCTCTGCGGCCCCCGCTCCCGCGAAAAAGAAAAAACGCAGCTACAACGAGGAGCGCGAATACGCCGCCCTCCCCGAAAAAATCGAAAAACTCGAAAAGGAAATTGCCGATTACCAGCTGGAACTTTCCAAGCCCGAGGTCTACACGAACGCGACCCTCATCGTGGAACTCCAGAAAAAGATTGCCGATGACGAGGCGCTGCTCGAACAGGCCTATGAGCGCTTTGAAGCCCTTGACAATTTGGGATGA